A genomic stretch from bacterium includes:
- a CDS encoding ABC transporter ATP-binding protein, which produces MPVSDQARPLLSVRDLKVHFFMDEGVVKAVDGISFDVVPGEVFGVVGETGCGKSVAMRAILRIVEPPGRIVSGEIILRRPRAGTGGGRDDIVQDLARLDSGGIEMRSIRGGEIALIPQEPMAAFSPVHSVGNQILEAIALHRNVNEREARRLAVSLCRDVGIPAPEQRLGNYAWQLSGGLRQRALIAMALSCNPRLLIADEPTTAVDVTTQAQVLRLLRQLQQARNAAIIFITHDLGVIAQMADRVMVMYLGRVMEQGPVDRIFHAAQHPYTQALLRSIPSMHSAPRTHLPTISGSIPHPFNRPRGCPFHPRCPHVIPGRCDRESPALRPVADGHQVSCFLYEPAAE; this is translated from the coding sequence ATGCCGGTGAGCGATCAGGCACGGCCGCTGCTCTCGGTGCGCGACCTCAAAGTTCACTTCTTCATGGACGAGGGCGTAGTCAAGGCCGTCGACGGGATCTCCTTCGACGTCGTGCCGGGCGAGGTGTTCGGCGTCGTGGGGGAGACCGGCTGTGGCAAGTCGGTGGCCATGCGGGCGATCCTTCGCATCGTCGAGCCACCCGGGCGCATCGTGTCCGGCGAGATCATACTGCGCCGGCCGCGCGCCGGAACCGGCGGCGGCCGCGACGACATCGTCCAGGACCTGGCCAGGCTCGATTCCGGCGGGATCGAGATGCGCAGCATCCGCGGCGGCGAGATCGCCCTGATCCCGCAGGAGCCGATGGCGGCGTTCAGCCCCGTGCACTCGGTCGGCAATCAGATTCTAGAGGCGATTGCGCTCCACCGGAACGTGAACGAGCGTGAGGCCAGGCGCCTCGCCGTTTCGCTATGCCGGGACGTCGGGATCCCGGCTCCCGAGCAGCGCCTGGGCAACTACGCTTGGCAGTTGAGCGGCGGCCTGCGTCAGCGGGCCCTCATCGCCATGGCGCTCTCGTGCAACCCGCGCCTCCTGATCGCGGACGAACCGACGACGGCGGTGGACGTCACTACGCAGGCCCAGGTGCTGCGCTTGCTGCGCCAGCTCCAGCAGGCACGCAACGCCGCCATCATCTTCATCACGCACGATCTCGGTGTGATCGCCCAGATGGCCGATCGCGTGATGGTGATGTACCTCGGCCGGGTGATGGAGCAAGGACCCGTCGACCGGATCTTCCACGCGGCGCAGCATCCCTACACGCAGGCGCTGCTGCGATCCATCCCGAGCATGCATTCGGCACCCCGAACCCACCTGCCGACCATCAGCGGCTCGATCCCGCATCCATTCAACCGCCCGCGCGGTTGTCCGTTTCATCCGCGCTGTCCGCACGTGATCCCCGGCAGGTGCGATCGGGAGTCTCCCGCCCTGCGGCCGGTGGCCGACGGGCATCAGGTCAGCTGTTTCCTCTACGAGCCGGCGGCGGAATAG